A genome region from Pseudorca crassidens isolate mPseCra1 chromosome 20, mPseCra1.hap1, whole genome shotgun sequence includes the following:
- the C20H19orf12 gene encoding protein C19orf12 homolog isoform X2 translates to MPVAVEDIMRLLCSVSEERKMRAAVRHSGRGALVTGAMAFVGGLVGGPPGLAVGGAVGGLLGAWMTSGQFKPVPQIIMELPPAEQQKLFNEATAIVRHLQWTDAVQLTMLVMGSEALQQQLLAMLANYVTKELRAEVQYDD, encoded by the exons ATGCCCGTCGCGGTGGAGGACATCATGAGGCTGCTGTGCTCCGTCTctgaggagaggaaaatgagggcGGCCGTCAGGCACTCCGGGAGGGGCGCCCTGGTCACAGGGGCCATGGCCTTCGTTGGTGGTTTGGTGGGCGGCCCACCAGGACTAGCCGTTG GGGGGGCCGTCGGGGGTTTGTTAGGCGCGTGGATGACAAGTGGACAGTTTAAGCCAGTTCCTCAGATCATAATGGAGCTGCCACCTGCCGAGCAGCAGAAGCTCTTTAACGAAGCCACTGCCATCGTCAGGCACCTGCAATGGACGGACGCCGTGCAGCTGACCATGCTGGTCATGGGCAGTGAGGCCCTGCAGCAGCAGCTGCTGGCGATGCTGGCCAACTACGTCACCAAGGAGCTCCGGGCGGAAGTGCAGTACGACGACTAG